The Mycolicibacterium aichiense region GGGAGAACGAGGTCAAGCGCATCACCGGCGGACGTGGCGCCGATCTGGTGGTCGACCTGGGTGGCCCACAGACGCTGGCCCACTCGGTGCGTGCCGCCCGGATGGGGGGCACCGTCGCAGTGATCGGTGTGCTCACGGGGTTCGATGCCGCGCCGATACCCGTTGCCGAGTTGATGCTCAACAACATTCGGGTCATCGGCATCACCGTCGGCAGTGTGCTGAGCTTCGTTGAGCTGTGTGAGTTGATCTCCACCGCCGGCATCAAGCCGCACATCAGTCATGTCTTCGACTGGACCGAGGTGGGCGAAGCCGTCCGCGTGTTGCAGGCCGGCGAGCATGTCGGCAAGATCGCGCTGAGGATCTCATGACCGGTGAGATCGATTTGCGGCCTGAACAAATCGTGGCCGCCGCAGTGGACATCCTCCGTGAGGGCGGCCTCGACGCGGTCAGCATGCGCAGTGTGGCCGGCCGGCTCGGGGTGACCCCGCCGCCGGTGTATGCCCGTATCGGCAATAAGAACGCGCTGTTGGCTGCCGTCGCTGACCACTTCTTGGCCGACTTGGCTCCGGAGCCCTTCGATGGGGAGTTGTGGCCGGACTATGCGCGGCGCTGGACTTCGCAACTGCGGCAACGGCTTAGCGAAGCAGCCGACAGCAGGCTCTTCCTCCAGGTGAAGCGACCCGCATATCTGGAGGCGTCCCGGCCGCTGCTGAAGTGCATGCGTCGCGACGGGATGTCGCGTGACCAAGCGGTGCGGGCCTGCCGGCTGCTGACGTGGGCGACGGTGGGCTTCGTCGCGATGGACCACCCGCCGCTGGAGGTGCCGGTCGGCCGTAATCGATTGGCGGGTAGTCATCCCGATGGCGTGACCGCAGGCGAGATCGACGAGTTGTTCTCGCTGCACATCGATTACCTGATCGAGGGCATCCGCCGCGACAGCTGACTACCCGGTGACGCCACCGTCGATCGTCATCAGTGATCCGGTGGTGTAGCTGGACGCGTCGGACAGCAGGTAGACCACGGCGCCGACGACCTCCTCGGGTCGGCCGACCCGCCCCAGTGCGATCGGCTTGACGACGTCGGGCAGGGTGTCCGGGTTGCGGACGAAGCCCGCTGCGGCGTCGGTGTCGAATGTTCCGCAGATGATGCAGTTGACCCGCACACCGTCGGAGGCGAACTCGAGTGCTGTCGCTTTGGTGAGCGCGTTGAGGCCGGCCTTGGCGGCGCCGTAGACCGGCGCGACGGGGGTCGGCTTCACCGATGCGAGCGAGCTGATGTTGACGATCGACCCGCCCCCGGTATTCGCCATGGCGTTCGCGGCCAGGGCAGTCAGGTGGGTAGGGCCTTTGAGGTTGACACCAATGACCTTGTCGAACAACGTCTCCGACGTTTCGAGCAATGACGGGGCCAGCGGGCTCATCCCGGCGTTGTTGACCAACCCGTCGAGCCGACCCCAGCGCTCGGTGGCTGCGTCGACGACGGCTCCCAGATCTTCCCAGTCGCCGACATGGCACTGCAGCGGGAACGCCTCGCCACCGTGGCTGGTGATGTGATCGGCCAGTGCTTCGCAGGAGGCCAGCTTGCGGCTGGCGATCACGACCTTCGCGCCGCGCTCGGCGAGGCCGACGCTCATGGCGGCGCCGAGTCCGCGGCTGCCGCCGGTGATCAGCACAACGCGGCCGGAGACGTCGAACAGCGGGTCGGTCATCGGGCGAACCTCCTGGCGCGGATCAGCAGGCTGTCGGCGATCCCGCCGAAGACTTCGTGAACCGGGTTGCGGGATTGGCCGCGAACATGTTTGGCGTAGGAGCCTTCCAGGACGATGGCGAGCTTCCACGCGCTGAACACCTGATACCAGTCGAAGGTGGACATGTCGCGACCGGTGTTGGCTGCGTATCGGTCGACGAGCTGTTCCGGTGATTGGCAGTAGTCGGGATGGATGCCATTGGGCGTGCCGGGGGCGGCAAGCGCGATGGGGTTGCCCTCCTCAGGCCAGAAGATCATCGCCCAGGCGAGGTCGATGAGCGGATCACCGACGGTGGTCATCTCGAAGTCCACCACGCAGGCGATGCGCGGCGGTGCTGCCGGTGCCCAGATGACGTTGTCCACCTTGTAATCACCGTGCATGACGGTCAGATCGCCGTGCTGTGGGAGGTGCTCTCTGAGCCACTTTGCCAGCTCACCGACGTCGGGTAGGTCCCGGACCCGGTAACTGTCGAGTTGGCCGAGCCAGCGATCCACCTGCCTCCCGAGAAAGCCGTCCGGGTGAGACATCTCGGCCAGTGCGGTCGATGCCCAATCGACGGCGTGCAATTGCGCCAGGGTGTCGACGAGTTGCTCGCCGATCGTGTCCTGCGACCGCGGGTCTTGTCGTAGTGCCTCGGGCAGGCCCTCGCGGCGGATGACGTCGCCGTCGACGAAAGACATCACGAAGAAGGGTGCGCCGAGGACGGCGGGGTCTTCGGAGCGGGCCAGAACTTTCGGCACTGGAATGCCCTGTGATTCCAGGATTTCCATGATGCGCGCTTCGCGGATCACCTGATGCGCGGTGGCGGACACCGCCGCGACGGGAGCGCGGCGCACCACCCACGGTTCGCCGAGCCGGTCGACGCGAAACATCTCGCAACTGCCGCCGCCGCGGATCGGCGTCACCTCGACGTCGGCAGGCT contains the following coding sequences:
- a CDS encoding TetR family transcriptional regulator, coding for MTGEIDLRPEQIVAAAVDILREGGLDAVSMRSVAGRLGVTPPPVYARIGNKNALLAAVADHFLADLAPEPFDGELWPDYARRWTSQLRQRLSEAADSRLFLQVKRPAYLEASRPLLKCMRRDGMSRDQAVRACRLLTWATVGFVAMDHPPLEVPVGRNRLAGSHPDGVTAGEIDELFSLHIDYLIEGIRRDS
- a CDS encoding SDR family NAD(P)-dependent oxidoreductase; the encoded protein is MTDPLFDVSGRVVLITGGSRGLGAAMSVGLAERGAKVVIASRKLASCEALADHITSHGGEAFPLQCHVGDWEDLGAVVDAATERWGRLDGLVNNAGMSPLAPSLLETSETLFDKVIGVNLKGPTHLTALAANAMANTGGGSIVNISSLASVKPTPVAPVYGAAKAGLNALTKATALEFASDGVRVNCIICGTFDTDAAAGFVRNPDTLPDVVKPIALGRVGRPEEVVGAVVYLLSDASSYTTGSLMTIDGGVTG
- a CDS encoding phosphotransferase family protein, with amino-acid sequence MATDFDVPRFTAWLAEVTGEPADVEVTPIRGGGSCEMFRVDRLGEPWVVRRAPVAAVSATAHQVIREARIMEILESQGIPVPKVLARSEDPAVLGAPFFVMSFVDGDVIRREGLPEALRQDPRSQDTIGEQLVDTLAQLHAVDWASTALAEMSHPDGFLGRQVDRWLGQLDSYRVRDLPDVGELAKWLREHLPQHGDLTVMHGDYKVDNVIWAPAAPPRIACVVDFEMTTVGDPLIDLAWAMIFWPEEGNPIALAAPGTPNGIHPDYCQSPEQLVDRYAANTGRDMSTFDWYQVFSAWKLAIVLEGSYAKHVRGQSRNPVHEVFGGIADSLLIRARRFAR